One window of the Vigna radiata var. radiata cultivar VC1973A chromosome 1, Vradiata_ver6, whole genome shotgun sequence genome contains the following:
- the LOC106761355 gene encoding uncharacterized protein LOC106761355: MKKGTKICWDGQCEAAFEEVKKILTEPPVMGRPEPNQELQLFLAFSEEAISGALVQEKPDMKLIYFVSRGLKEAEVRYQWVEKAALSLFYVARRLRLQGGGTGVVLEGPGGLMIEQSLIFKFKVRINQAEYEALLAGLKLARDMGAERVECRTDSQLVEGHMKGTFQNKDDQLLQYVHKVKQLEACFKSVEIRYIPRKENSREDMLSKLATGKEKGHLSSIIRRVLEKPIVECFAVTSSGAKTGWKGEIIRLIKEQDDGGSLHVEDAKKIARYCLVGDDLYIRGYTTPLLKCLEGEEGEYVMRELHEGICGRHTGDRALTARISERDIFGQRWSRFVWLFPKNVWLAKSMGMFSMLRLLNYIALFPLDRLFNGEWISLDLSRSVCRFRVPKIIVTDNGRQFIDKKLMNFYKELGISAVTSLVEHPKTNGQVEAVNKSIVQELKKRLDTAKGGWVDELDQVLWGYRCSPHGATGESPFNLTYGTDAMLQVEIGEPIVRRRMNDLAINEECLRGELDVLEERRRVAAIKNEA, from the exons ATGAAGAAGGGCACGAAGATATGTTGGGACGGTCAGTGTGAGGCTGCCTTTGAGGAGGTTAAAAAAATCCTTACAGAGCCCCCAGTGATGGGACGTCCGGAACCTAACCAAGAGTTACAACTCTTCTTAGCTTTTTCAGAAGAGGCGATAAGTGGAGCGTTGGTCCAGGAGAAACCAGACATgaagttaatatattttgtcagTCGAGGCCTTAAGGAGGCAGAAGTCCGCTATCAATGGGTTGAAAAAGCGGCATTATCTCTATTCTATGTCGCTCGGCGTCTTAGACT GCAGGGTGGAGGTACGGGGGTTGTACTGGAAGGACCGGGTGGGTTAATGATCGAACAATCCTTGATATTCAAGTTTAAGGTTAGAATTAATCAAGCTGAGTATGAGGCATTGTTGGCTGGTTTGAAGTTGGCACGAGACATGGGAGCAGAACGGGTGGAATGTCGGACCGATTCTCAGTTGGTCGAGGGGCATATGAAGGGAACATTCCAAAATAAGGACGATCAGTTGCTACAATATGTTCACAAAGTTAAGCAGTTGGAGGCATGTTTTAAATCCGTTGAAATCAGGTATATACCTCGAAAGGAGAACTCCCGGGAGGACATGTTGTCCAAACTGGCCACTGGAAAGGAAAAAGGCCACTTGTCGTCAATAATAAGGAGAGTGTTGGAAAAGCCGATAGTGGAGTGTTTCGCGGTAACAAGTTCGGGAGCGAAGACAGGCTGGAAGGGGGAAATAATCCGGTTAATCAAAGAGCAGGACGATGGAGGGAGTCTTCATGTCGAGGATGCGAAGAAAATTGCTAGATATTGTTTAGTAGGTGACGACCTTTACATAAGGGGTTATACTACACCTTTGTTGAAGTGCTTAGAGGGTGAAGAGGGGGAGTATGTAATGAGGGAGTTGCATGAGGGCATATGTGGCAGGCATACGGGTGATCGAGCACTTACGGCCAGGATCTCCGAGCGGGATATTTTTGGCCAACGTTGGAGCAGGTTTGTATGGCTTTTTCCCAAAAATGTTTGGCTTGCCAAAAGTATGGGAATGTTTTCCATGCTCCGACTTCTGAATTACATAGCATTGTTTCCCCTTGACCGTTTGTtcaatggggaatggatatcGTTGGACCTTTCCCGGTCAG TATGCCGGTTTAGAGTGCCAAAGATTATTGTGACGGACAACGGTCGACAATTCATAGACAAGAAACTGATGAACTTTTACAAGGAGTTAGGCATCTCAGCAGTCACCAGCTTGGTTGAACACCCAAAAACGAATGGTCAAGTTGAAGCGGTCAATAAAAGTATCGTTCAAGAATTGAAGAAGCGTCTTGATACTGCAAAAGGAGGATGGGTAGATGAGTTGGATCAAGTTTTGTGGGGATATCGTTGTTCTCCACATGGGGCTACAGGAGAATCACCATTCAATTTAACTTATGGAACTGATGCAATGCTGCAAGTCGAGATAGGCGAACCAATCGTTCGGCGAAGGATGAATGACTTGGCTATCAATGAAGAATGCCTCAGAGGCGAGTTAGATGTGCTGGAGGAACGACGAAGAGTAGCAGCAATCAAGAACGAAGCTTAG